The following coding sequences are from one Gammaproteobacteria bacterium window:
- a CDS encoding ISAs1 family transposase, which translates to MQTQSLIKHISTIPDPRIEGKCSHKLVDIIAISICAIICGAEDWNSIEEFGQTKQSWFESFLELPHGIPSHDTFRRLFFMLSPEAFERFFTEWVRDIAGLVQGVIAIDGKTLRRSHDRRLGKKAIHMVSAWSVENQLVLGQVKTEEKSNEITAIPKLLNMLAIKGCIITLDAMGCQRSIAQQIIDQEGDYLMALKGNQEKLSKAVEALFDQADTNGFEGCDFSYHETKEVSRDRTEIRRHWTLSCDETLEEAKKWASLNTLGRVESERTVKGKTTIEHRYYISSIENNAELFGRSVRQHWGVENSLHWQLDVSFREDESRIRKGYSAQNFAVMRHMALNLLKQEKSLKLGVKNKRLRAGWDEEYLKIVLNGT; encoded by the coding sequence ATGCAAACCCAATCTTTAATAAAGCATATCAGTACAATCCCTGATCCTCGAATCGAAGGCAAATGCAGTCACAAATTGGTCGATATCATCGCGATTTCAATCTGTGCGATCATCTGTGGAGCTGAGGATTGGAACTCTATTGAAGAGTTTGGGCAAACAAAGCAGTCGTGGTTCGAAAGTTTTCTTGAGTTGCCCCATGGAATCCCATCGCACGATACGTTTCGGCGTCTTTTTTTCATGCTCTCCCCAGAGGCTTTTGAGCGTTTTTTTACAGAGTGGGTTCGAGATATAGCGGGATTAGTTCAAGGTGTGATTGCCATTGATGGTAAGACGCTGAGACGTTCTCACGATCGGCGGCTGGGGAAAAAAGCGATCCACATGGTGAGTGCGTGGAGCGTAGAAAATCAGTTGGTATTGGGGCAAGTAAAAACAGAAGAGAAGTCAAATGAGATCACGGCGATCCCCAAGTTGCTCAATATGCTGGCGATCAAAGGCTGTATTATCACCCTTGATGCCATGGGTTGTCAGCGATCAATTGCTCAGCAAATCATTGATCAAGAAGGGGATTATCTGATGGCATTGAAAGGCAATCAGGAAAAACTATCCAAAGCAGTGGAAGCCCTGTTTGATCAAGCTGACACAAACGGCTTTGAAGGTTGCGATTTTAGTTATCATGAGACGAAAGAGGTTTCCAGAGATCGCACGGAGATTCGACGACATTGGACATTGTCGTGCGATGAGACATTGGAAGAGGCCAAAAAGTGGGCATCCTTAAACACCCTCGGTCGAGTAGAATCCGAACGAACGGTAAAGGGAAAAACGACGATAGAGCACCGCTATTACATTAGCTCCATTGAGAATAACGCAGAACTGTTTGGTCGATCTGTTCGCCAGCACTGGGGGGTGGAAAACTCACTGCATTGGCAGTTGGATGTGAGTTTTCGAGAAGATGAGTCTCGAATTCGCAAGGGGTATTCAGCACAAAATTTCGCAGTAATGAGGCATATGGCATTAAACCTTCTTAAACAGGAAAAGAGCTTAAAGTTGGGTGTAAAAAATAAACGTTTAAGAGCAGGGTGGGATGAGGAATATTTGAAAATAGTACTTAATGGCACTTAA
- a CDS encoding DUF2065 domain-containing protein yields the protein MWQEILTAIALLLVVEGLLPFLSPTAFKQNLARMLQLADSNLRWFGLASMLVGVSLLYWVK from the coding sequence ATGTGGCAAGAAATTTTAACCGCCATTGCGCTGTTATTGGTTGTGGAAGGTTTGTTGCCGTTTCTGAGTCCGACGGCGTTTAAACAAAATCTGGCGCGTATGCTTCAGCTGGCCGATTCGAACCTGCGTTGGTTCGGGCTGGCCAGTATGCTGGTGGGTGTGTCGTTACTTTACTGGGTGAAATAA
- a CDS encoding adenylosuccinate synthase, producing the protein MGKNVIVLGTQWGDEGKGKIVDLLTDRAAAVVRFQGGHNAGHTLVIGDETTVLHLIPSGVLREGVLCLIGNGVVLSPEALIKELAMLEERGVPARERLRISEACPLIMPYHVALDQAREIARGKKAIGTTGRGIGPAYEDKVSRRGLRVGDLFHRERLESKLKEILDYHNFSLVHYFKTDPVDYQQMLDLALKMADELKPMVADIPGLLHQLRKEGKSIMFEGAQGTLLDIDHGTYPYVTSSNTTAGGACSGSGVGPRDLDYVLGITKAYTTRVGAGPFPTELFDDSGEHLGVKGHEFGSTTGRSRRCGWFDAVSLRRSAEINSLTGLCITKLDVMDGLKTIKLCTSYNCEGEILDTPPVGAEAYELCKPVYEEMPGWTESTEGMTEYDDLPENAKAYLNRLQEVVGVPIDIISTGPERNQNVVLRHPFE; encoded by the coding sequence ATGGGCAAAAATGTAATCGTATTGGGCACCCAATGGGGTGATGAGGGGAAGGGCAAAATTGTTGATCTGCTAACGGATCGTGCTGCTGCGGTGGTGCGTTTTCAAGGCGGTCATAACGCAGGCCACACCTTGGTGATCGGTGACGAGACCACGGTGCTGCATTTGATTCCTTCTGGTGTGTTACGTGAAGGTGTGCTCTGCTTGATCGGCAATGGGGTGGTGTTATCACCTGAAGCCTTGATCAAGGAGTTGGCAATGCTGGAGGAGCGCGGGGTGCCTGCGCGTGAGCGTTTGCGGATCAGTGAGGCCTGCCCTCTGATCATGCCTTATCATGTGGCTTTGGATCAGGCGCGGGAGATTGCGCGGGGCAAAAAGGCCATCGGTACTACGGGTCGCGGCATTGGGCCAGCTTATGAAGACAAAGTCTCACGACGTGGTTTGCGGGTCGGTGATCTGTTTCACCGTGAGCGTCTGGAGAGCAAACTGAAAGAGATTTTGGATTATCACAACTTCTCTTTGGTGCACTACTTCAAGACTGATCCGGTGGATTACCAGCAGATGTTGGATCTGGCGCTGAAGATGGCCGACGAGTTAAAACCGATGGTGGCAGACATTCCAGGTCTGTTGCATCAACTGCGCAAAGAGGGCAAGAGCATCATGTTCGAGGGTGCTCAAGGCACCTTGCTTGACATTGATCACGGTACCTATCCTTATGTGACCTCTTCCAATACCACCGCTGGCGGTGCGTGCAGTGGCAGTGGCGTGGGGCCGCGTGATCTGGATTATGTGTTGGGTATCACCAAAGCCTATACCACTCGTGTGGGTGCTGGCCCCTTTCCCACCGAATTGTTTGATGACAGTGGCGAGCATTTGGGTGTGAAGGGCCATGAGTTTGGCTCTACCACCGGTCGTTCACGGCGTTGTGGTTGGTTTGATGCCGTTTCGCTGCGTCGCTCTGCTGAGATAAACAGTCTGACCGGTTTGTGCATCACCAAGTTGGATGTGATGGACGGTTTGAAAACCATCAAGCTCTGTACGTCTTACAACTGTGAGGGTGAGATTTTGGACACCCCGCCTGTGGGTGCCGAAGCCTATGAGTTGTGCAAACCGGTGTATGAAGAGATGCCGGGTTGGACTGAATCCACCGAAGGCATGACCGAGTACGATGATCTGCCGGAAAACGCCAAGGCGTATTTGAACCGTCTGCAAGAAGTAGTGGGTGTGCCGATTGATATTATTTCAACGGGGCCTGAGCGGAACCAAAATGTGGTTTTGCGCCATCCGTTTGAGTAG
- a CDS encoding ribulose bisphosphate carboxylase small subunit produces the protein MMTNPSKIVTQGQFSFLPALSDEEISKQIKYALDQSWSLGIEYTDDPHPRNTYWEMFGNPMFDMKDPAGILMEVNNARKTFPNHYIRVTAFSAVRGVESVTMSYIVNRPKVEPGFGLTRMETEGRTMRYSIHSYATDKPEGERY, from the coding sequence ATGATGACGAATCCTTCGAAGATAGTTACTCAAGGACAATTTTCTTTTTTACCGGCATTGTCCGATGAGGAAATTTCTAAGCAAATCAAATACGCACTGGATCAAAGCTGGTCGCTGGGTATTGAATATACCGACGATCCGCACCCACGTAATACTTACTGGGAAATGTTCGGTAACCCGATGTTTGACATGAAAGACCCGGCCGGAATTTTGATGGAAGTTAATAACGCCCGCAAAACTTTCCCTAATCACTACATTCGCGTTACTGCATTTAGTGCAGTACGTGGTGTAGAGAGTGTGACCATGTCGTATATTGTTAACCGACCTAAAGTTGAACCAGGCTTTGGTCTAACGCGTATGGAAACAGAGGGACGTACCATGCGTTACTCTATCCATTCCTACGCAACAGATAAGCCAGAAGGTGAGCGCTACTAG
- a CDS encoding ATP phosphoribosyltransferase regulatory subunit, which produces MMVQDRWILPQGIEELLPQQASKMETLRRRVVDLYASWGYELVVPPLMEYLESLLVGTGRELDLSTFKLVDQLNGRTMGIRADITPQVARIDAHRLQREVPTRLCYLGSVLHTRGEGLAGSRSPLQLGAELYGHAGVESDVEIIALMLKTLELAGIKSLHLDLGHVGLFRGLAAEAELNEEQEAHLFEMFQRKAKPEIETFLEGISLSSDHRDMLMALVNLNGDASVLAQARGALATAGNEVQQALHYLQATAERLQQSQPELTLHFDLAELRGYHYHTGVVFSAYAMGYSQEIARGGRYDDIGRAFGRARPATGFSTDLKTLVSLSSTVAEQSVKIFAPAGDDSNLWETIQELRNSGQTVIRALPGQSGSAADMGCERKLVFNNEFWTVVDA; this is translated from the coding sequence ATTATGGTTCAAGATCGTTGGATATTGCCGCAAGGCATCGAAGAATTATTGCCGCAACAGGCGAGCAAGATGGAGACGTTGCGCCGTCGTGTTGTGGATCTCTACGCCAGTTGGGGTTACGAATTGGTGGTGCCGCCGTTGATGGAGTACCTTGAGTCGCTGTTGGTGGGTACCGGTCGTGAGTTGGATTTGAGCACCTTTAAATTGGTAGATCAACTCAACGGCAGAACGATGGGGATTCGAGCGGACATCACCCCGCAGGTGGCACGCATTGATGCGCATCGTCTGCAACGAGAGGTACCGACGCGGCTTTGTTATTTGGGGTCGGTGTTGCACACTCGTGGTGAAGGTTTGGCGGGCAGCCGCAGTCCGTTGCAGTTGGGTGCTGAATTGTACGGTCATGCGGGTGTGGAGAGCGACGTTGAAATCATTGCTCTGATGCTCAAAACCCTTGAGCTGGCCGGAATTAAATCACTGCATCTGGATCTGGGCCATGTGGGTCTGTTTCGTGGTTTGGCTGCCGAAGCGGAACTGAACGAGGAGCAAGAAGCTCACCTGTTTGAGATGTTTCAGCGCAAAGCTAAGCCGGAGATTGAGACCTTTTTAGAGGGGATTTCACTCTCTTCAGATCATCGTGACATGTTGATGGCGTTGGTGAACCTGAACGGCGATGCGTCCGTGTTGGCGCAGGCGCGGGGGGCGTTGGCCACCGCAGGTAACGAAGTGCAGCAAGCGTTGCATTATTTGCAAGCAACCGCTGAACGGCTGCAACAGAGCCAGCCTGAGTTGACTTTGCATTTTGATCTGGCGGAGTTGCGCGGTTATCACTACCACACGGGCGTTGTGTTCAGTGCCTACGCGATGGGGTACAGCCAAGAAATTGCCCGTGGTGGACGTTACGATGACATTGGTCGTGCCTTTGGACGAGCGCGTCCCGCAACCGGTTTCAGTACCGATTTAAAAACCCTGGTGTCCTTATCAAGCACTGTGGCAGAGCAATCTGTCAAAATTTTCGCCCCAGCAGGGGATGACTCCAACTTGTGGGAAACCATTCAGGAGTTGCGCAATTCGGGTCAAACCGTGATTCGTGCTTTGCCGGGACAGAGCGGTTCTGCCGCTGACATGGGCTGCGAGCGTAAGCTCGTTTTCAATAATGAATTTTGGACTGTCGTAGACGCATAA
- the cbbX gene encoding CbbX protein — protein MNDTVDENELTADTTLAEDALVNLAAEFKDSNVKEVLDKLDNELIGLTPVKTRIREIAALLLVDRLRKQFSLSSETPTLHMNFTGNPGTGKTTVAMRMSEILHRLGYVREGHLVSVTRDDLVGQYIGHTAPKTKEVIKKAMGGLLFIDEAYYLYKPENERDYGAESIEILLQTMENNRDDLVVILAGYKDRMDKFFHSNPGMRSRVAHHVDFPDYSADELLEIAKLMLAEQNYLFSPDAEKAFFKYITIRMTMEHFANARSVRNALDRARLRQANRLFADASKSLSKTDLMTLEAEDILASRVFLEGKPDMDVDEGSDAIEDN, from the coding sequence ATGAACGACACTGTTGATGAAAATGAACTAACTGCAGATACTACTTTGGCAGAAGATGCGCTGGTTAATCTTGCCGCAGAATTTAAAGATTCGAATGTTAAAGAAGTCCTCGACAAGCTTGATAATGAACTCATCGGTTTAACACCGGTTAAAACCCGCATCCGCGAAATCGCGGCGCTGCTACTGGTGGATCGGTTGCGTAAACAATTTTCCTTAAGCTCCGAGACCCCTACCTTACATATGAACTTTACCGGCAACCCCGGTACCGGTAAAACTACCGTAGCCATGCGTATGTCTGAAATATTACATCGCCTAGGCTATGTGCGCGAAGGTCATTTGGTTTCCGTTACTCGTGATGACCTAGTTGGCCAATACATAGGCCACACCGCACCAAAAACCAAAGAAGTGATTAAAAAAGCAATGGGCGGCTTGCTGTTTATTGACGAGGCGTATTACTTATATAAGCCTGAGAACGAACGCGACTATGGTGCAGAGTCGATTGAAATCCTACTGCAAACAATGGAAAATAATCGCGATGATTTAGTGGTGATTCTGGCAGGTTACAAAGACCGCATGGATAAATTCTTCCACAGTAACCCAGGCATGCGCTCACGCGTTGCTCATCACGTTGATTTTCCTGACTACAGCGCCGATGAATTGCTGGAAATTGCTAAGCTGATGTTGGCAGAACAAAACTATTTATTTAGCCCCGATGCCGAAAAAGCTTTTTTTAAATACATTACAATACGCATGACAATGGAACATTTTGCTAACGCACGTTCGGTGCGAAATGCTTTGGATCGTGCTCGCTTACGCCAGGCCAATCGCCTGTTTGCTGACGCCAGCAAATCACTGAGCAAAACAGATCTGATGACCCTCGAAGCCGAAGATATTTTAGCCAGTCGTGTGTTCCTCGAAGGAAAACCCGACATGGACGTTGATGAAGGCAGTGATGCGATAGAAGATAATTAA
- a CDS encoding zinc-binding alcohol dehydrogenase family protein — translation MKAVGLTQYLAIKNKASLQDFTLPKPKIGDHDLLVKVNAISVNPVDTKVRASKGQVEVSPRILGWDAAGEVMEIGSQVQHYVVGDLVYYAGDITRSGSNCEFQLVDERIVGRKPVSLSFSEAAALPLTSITAWEALFERLDISRHGDDAAKSILIIGGAGGVGSIAIQLANKLAKLNVIATASRPESSEWCLQHGATSVINHRGALDEELAKIDHPQVDYILCLNNTDQHWLSMTKAIKPQGRMCSIVDTSAVDLSLLKSKSATFVWEFMFTRAMYQTNDMIEQQRLLNCVSDLINEGVLVTTANVFMRPINAENLRKAHQIIEQGNSIGKLVLSDWV, via the coding sequence ATGAAGGCCGTTGGTTTAACCCAATATTTAGCGATCAAAAATAAAGCGAGTTTGCAAGATTTTACATTGCCAAAACCTAAAATCGGTGATCATGATTTGTTGGTAAAGGTCAATGCAATTTCAGTTAACCCTGTGGATACTAAGGTTCGCGCCTCTAAAGGTCAGGTCGAGGTGTCGCCGCGCATATTGGGTTGGGATGCGGCGGGTGAAGTAATGGAAATTGGATCACAGGTGCAGCATTATGTGGTCGGTGATCTGGTTTACTATGCGGGTGATATTACGCGCTCAGGTTCCAATTGTGAGTTTCAGTTGGTTGATGAACGTATTGTGGGTAGAAAGCCAGTCTCACTTTCATTTTCTGAAGCTGCGGCGCTACCACTCACCAGCATTACCGCTTGGGAAGCCTTGTTTGAAAGGTTGGACATTTCTCGTCACGGTGATGATGCCGCGAAGTCAATTTTGATCATTGGTGGTGCGGGAGGCGTAGGTTCCATTGCCATACAGTTGGCGAATAAATTGGCGAAATTAAACGTCATTGCAACCGCTTCCCGTCCTGAGTCGAGTGAGTGGTGTTTGCAGCATGGGGCAACCAGTGTCATCAATCACCGTGGAGCTTTAGATGAAGAATTGGCTAAAATAGATCATCCACAGGTGGATTATATACTCTGTTTAAACAATACGGATCAACACTGGTTGTCGATGACAAAGGCCATTAAACCTCAAGGGAGAATGTGTTCCATTGTCGATACTTCAGCGGTCGATCTTTCATTGTTAAAAAGCAAAAGCGCGACCTTCGTCTGGGAGTTTATGTTTACTCGGGCTATGTACCAAACGAATGATATGATAGAGCAGCAACGATTATTAAACTGTGTTTCTGATCTGATTAACGAAGGTGTACTGGTTACCACTGCCAACGTATTTATGCGTCCTATTAATGCTGAGAATTTACGTAAAGCCCACCAAATTATTGAGCAAGGGAACTCGATTGGTAAGCTGGTGTTGAGCGATTGGGTTTAA
- a CDS encoding pyridoxamine 5'-phosphate oxidase family protein translates to MGQRYTEIPDKLKQFIEQQKLFFVGTATADSRVNVSPKGMDSLRVLNANRVLWLNVTGSGNETSAHVQENPRMTILFAALEDNPMILRLYGNARVIHKNDPEWQENIVLFEALPGARQIFDLTVDLVQTSCGMGVPLYEYTGQREQLNEWANKKGEAGIKTYWKEKNEQSLDGKKTHIVEKNG, encoded by the coding sequence ATGGGTCAACGATATACTGAAATTCCCGATAAGCTTAAGCAGTTTATTGAACAACAAAAATTATTCTTCGTAGGTACGGCGACCGCCGATAGTAGAGTCAACGTATCCCCGAAGGGAATGGACTCGTTACGTGTTTTAAACGCAAATCGGGTATTGTGGCTAAATGTTACGGGAAGCGGAAATGAAACATCTGCTCATGTGCAGGAAAATCCTAGAATGACAATATTGTTTGCTGCATTAGAGGATAATCCAATGATCCTCCGGCTCTACGGAAACGCGAGGGTAATTCATAAGAACGATCCTGAATGGCAGGAAAATATTGTTTTATTCGAGGCGCTACCTGGCGCGCGACAAATATTTGATTTAACCGTTGATCTCGTCCAGACATCTTGTGGGATGGGCGTGCCATTGTATGAATACACAGGGCAAAGAGAGCAGTTAAATGAATGGGCAAATAAAAAGGGAGAGGCAGGAATAAAGACGTATTGGAAGGAAAAGAACGAGCAGAGTCTTGATGGTAAGAAAACCCACATTGTCGAAAAAAATGGCTAA
- the hflC gene encoding protease modulator HflC, whose amino-acid sequence MSRSNLLSVLLALSVMLLSSATFVVKETEVAIKLALGKIVRSDYQPGLHFKFPLYHNVHKFDSRILTLDARPERVLTSEKKNLIVDSFVKWRITDVERFFKATGGDERRALNLLAQFIKKGLLDEFGKRTIQEVISGERAEIMKRVQKEAGEQAIDLGITVVDVRVKRVDLPSEVSNSVFRRMEKERETVAKSFRSRGEEQAKGIRSDSERQREEILAESYSESQQIRGEGDAEASSIYAKAFGKDREFYNLYRSLNAYKSVFSGGNDMMLLKPDSKFFRYFNDPNGGAVR is encoded by the coding sequence ATGTCTCGTAGTAATCTGTTGTCTGTGTTGCTGGCGTTGTCTGTGATGCTGTTGAGCTCGGCGACCTTTGTGGTTAAAGAGACCGAAGTGGCGATCAAGTTGGCACTGGGTAAAATTGTCCGTTCGGATTATCAGCCAGGGCTGCACTTTAAGTTTCCGCTTTATCACAACGTGCATAAGTTTGATTCGCGGATTTTGACTCTGGATGCGCGTCCTGAACGGGTTTTGACCAGCGAGAAGAAAAACTTGATTGTGGATTCGTTTGTGAAATGGCGTATTACCGATGTGGAGCGATTCTTCAAAGCCACCGGTGGCGATGAGCGCCGTGCTCTGAATCTGTTGGCTCAGTTCATCAAAAAAGGTCTGTTGGATGAGTTTGGTAAACGTACCATTCAAGAGGTGATTTCCGGAGAACGTGCGGAAATTATGAAACGAGTGCAGAAAGAGGCCGGTGAACAAGCGATTGATCTGGGCATCACCGTAGTGGATGTGCGGGTCAAACGAGTGGATCTGCCTTCCGAGGTGAGTAATTCGGTGTTTCGCCGAATGGAGAAAGAACGCGAAACCGTCGCGAAATCGTTCCGTTCTCGTGGTGAAGAGCAAGCGAAAGGCATTCGTTCTGATTCAGAGCGGCAGCGAGAAGAGATTTTGGCCGAGTCTTACAGTGAATCGCAGCAGATTCGCGGTGAAGGTGATGCCGAAGCATCCAGTATCTACGCCAAGGCTTTTGGTAAAGATCGGGAGTTTTACAATCTCTATCGCAGCTTGAACGCGTATAAATCAGTCTTTTCCGGTGGCAATGACATGATGTTGTTGAAACCGGATTCGAAGTTTTTCCGTTACTTTAATGACCCCAATGGGGGAGCTGTACGTTAG
- the cysC gene encoding adenylyl-sulfate kinase: MHKQNNVVWHSHRAEQSSRAKQKGQKPLLIWFTGLSASGKSTLAGALEQSLVERNYHTYLLDGDNVRHGLCQDLGFGDRDRAENIRRVGEVATLMVDAGLITLAAFISPFRADRQTVRDLLPEGQFVEVFVDASVELCQQRDPKGLYAKALRGEIKDYTGVDSPYEKPHAPEVHIDANRLSVAESVDHILAYLDEINALHGGYQPLSQDG, translated from the coding sequence ATGCATAAGCAGAACAATGTGGTGTGGCATTCACATCGGGCAGAGCAAAGCAGCCGTGCCAAACAGAAGGGTCAAAAGCCGCTGTTGATCTGGTTTACCGGCTTGAGTGCTTCGGGTAAATCGACCTTAGCTGGTGCGTTGGAGCAGAGTTTGGTGGAGCGCAATTACCACACTTATCTGCTGGACGGTGACAATGTGCGTCACGGTCTCTGCCAAGATCTGGGTTTCGGTGACCGAGATCGGGCAGAAAACATTCGCCGAGTGGGTGAGGTGGCGACGTTGATGGTGGATGCGGGGTTGATTACTTTGGCGGCGTTTATCTCGCCGTTTCGCGCGGATCGGCAGACGGTGCGGGATTTACTGCCAGAGGGGCAGTTTGTGGAGGTGTTTGTGGATGCGTCGGTGGAGCTGTGTCAGCAGCGTGACCCGAAGGGGTTGTATGCCAAGGCGTTGCGTGGCGAGATCAAAGATTACACGGGGGTGGACAGCCCTTACGAAAAACCTCACGCGCCCGAGGTACACATTGATGCCAACCGTCTTTCGGTTGCTGAGTCGGTGGATCACATTTTGGCCTACCTGGATGAGATTAATGCCTTGCATGGCGGTTATCAGCCTTTGTCTCAGGATGGGTGA
- a CDS encoding ribulose-bisphosphate carboxylase large subunit encodes MASTTMKEGKERYKSGVIPYKKMGYWEPDYDIKETDVLAMFRLTPQAGVPADECAAAVAGESSTATWTVVWTDRLTACEMYRAKAYRVDPVPNTGPGTKTEQQYFAYIAYDIDLFEGNSIANLTASIIGNVFGMKAVKALRLEDMRIPVAYLHTFQGPATGVVVERERMDKFGRPLLGATTKPKLGLSGRNYGRVVYEALKGGLDFMKDDENINSQSFMHWRDRFLYCMDAVNKASAATGEVKGHYMNVTAGTVEEMIERAEFAKSLGSIIIMIDLVIGYSSIQTMALWARKNDMILHLHRAGNSTYSRQKNHGMAFRVICKWMRMAGVDHIHAGTVVGKLEGDPMMIRGYYDTLLDQQTPVQLEKGIFFEQDWASLNKCMPVASGGIHAGQMHQLIHYLGDDVVLQFGGGTIGHPDGIQAGAVANRTALEVMIQARNEGRDIWNEGPQILKDAAKWCSPLKAGLDTWGDISFNYESTDSPDYVVTPTTST; translated from the coding sequence ATGGCTTCAACAACAATGAAAGAAGGCAAAGAACGCTATAAATCTGGCGTGATACCTTATAAGAAGATGGGCTACTGGGAGCCTGACTACGATATTAAAGAGACGGATGTGCTTGCCATGTTCCGACTGACTCCACAAGCAGGTGTGCCAGCAGACGAATGTGCCGCTGCCGTTGCGGGTGAGTCTTCTACTGCAACCTGGACTGTCGTCTGGACGGATCGTTTAACTGCTTGCGAAATGTATCGCGCTAAGGCTTATCGGGTGGATCCTGTGCCTAACACAGGCCCAGGCACTAAGACTGAGCAGCAGTATTTTGCATACATTGCATACGACATCGATCTTTTTGAAGGCAACTCAATTGCCAACCTTACCGCGTCTATCATTGGTAACGTGTTTGGTATGAAGGCCGTTAAAGCCTTGCGTCTAGAAGACATGCGCATCCCTGTTGCTTACTTGCACACATTCCAAGGCCCAGCAACGGGCGTGGTTGTTGAGCGTGAGCGTATGGATAAGTTTGGTCGTCCATTATTGGGTGCTACTACAAAACCAAAGTTAGGCCTATCTGGTCGTAACTATGGTCGTGTTGTATACGAAGCACTTAAGGGTGGTTTGGATTTCATGAAAGACGACGAGAATATTAACTCTCAGTCTTTCATGCATTGGCGTGACCGCTTCTTATATTGTATGGATGCGGTAAACAAAGCGTCCGCTGCAACAGGCGAAGTGAAAGGTCACTATATGAACGTGACTGCTGGTACCGTAGAAGAAATGATTGAGCGTGCAGAATTCGCTAAATCACTCGGTTCTATCATTATCATGATTGACTTGGTAATCGGTTACAGCTCCATTCAAACTATGGCTCTTTGGGCTCGTAAGAATGACATGATTCTGCATTTACATCGTGCAGGTAACTCGACTTACTCTCGCCAGAAAAACCACGGTATGGCTTTCCGCGTAATCTGTAAGTGGATGCGTATGGCGGGTGTGGATCACATTCACGCGGGTACAGTTGTGGGTAAACTCGAAGGTGACCCTATGATGATTCGTGGTTACTACGACACACTGCTTGATCAGCAAACTCCGGTTCAACTCGAAAAAGGCATCTTCTTCGAACAAGATTGGGCTTCACTGAACAAGTGTATGCCAGTTGCTTCAGGCGGTATTCATGCCGGTCAGATGCATCAGTTAATACATTACCTTGGCGATGACGTGGTTCTGCAATTCGGTGGCGGTACTATCGGTCATCCAGATGGTATCCAAGCTGGCGCAGTTGCCAACCGTACCGCGCTAGAAGTCATGATTCAGGCTCGTAACGAAGGTCGTGACATTTGGAATGAAGGCCCGCAGATTCTTAAAGATGCTGCAAAATGGTGTTCACCACTTAAGGCCGGTCTTGATACGTGGGGTGATATTAGCTTCAACTACGAATCCACAGACAGCCCAGACTACGTAGTTACCCCTACAACCAGCACCTAA